CCCTGACCCTGAAGCCATTGACTTTTTTAATAATGATGATGTTACTAATGACCGTCTGGGAATTTATCTTCAAGATAAGATAGATTTGTTAGACAATCTAATTTTATTGGCAGGGTTGCGTTATGACACATTTGACCAAACCACCACCAATAATTTAAACAATACCGAAGTTTCTCAAGATAGTGATGCTTTTACTCCTCGCATTGGCATTGTCTATCAGCCGATTGAAGCTATTTCTCTTTATAGCAACTACAGTGAGTCTTTTAATCCGCAGCCTTTTTTATACAATCGCTCGGCTGATGGAAGTTTGCTAGAACCAGAATCAGGAAAAGGATTTGAAGTTGGAGTCAAAGCTGAAATCGTGACTAATCGTCTTGCAGCTAATGCTGCTTATTTTAATATAACTAGAGAAAACGTTGCGACTGAAGATAGATTTAATCCTTTTGCTGCTGTAGTTGTTGGAGAACAGCAAAGCCAGGGTGTAGAACTCGATCTAACTGGGGAGATTCAGCCTGGATGGAATATTATTGCTTCCTATGCTTATATTGATTCGGAAATAACCGAAGATAATAATCCCGATCTTATTGGCAATCGTTTTCCCAATATTCCCGAAAACAGTGCTAGTTTATGGACAACTTATGAAATTCAACAGGGCGATTTAGAAGGTTTGGGTTTAGGGGTAGGGTTAAACTACGTTGGTGAAAGACAAGGCGGTTTGCCAAATAGCTTTAAGGTAGACAGCTATTTTCTCACTAATGCAGCACTTTTTTATAATCGCCAGAATTGGCAACTGCGTCTAAACTTGGACAATCTGTTTGACGTAGATTTTATTGAAGCTGCCGATACTAGCTCAGCTCGGGGTATTTACGTTGGCAGACCTTTTGTAGTAAGAGGTTCAATTTCTCTACAGCTTTGATGTTCAGTTTTTCTAGGGGCGACGCATTAAAATCCTAATCTTATCATTCAGTCCCCAAAATGGCATGAAAAATAAAAAATTTAATCTTGTTGCGTGACTGTGAGACGCCCTAATAAAGTTGGCATTTTTAACAATACTTTTTGGTAATTACTAAAATTGCTGTTTACTCTTTATCTACTGCAATCGCCATTTTTGCCCCTGGAACTTGGCGCAAGCGATCCATTACCTTAACTACAGTGCCGTGTTCGACTTTTTCATCGGCATTGATAATTACTACGGATTCAGAATTAGGCTCGATTTTTTCCGTCAGTGCAGCCTTTAAAGTATCTAGTTCAATCGGCTGACGATCTAAAAACATTTTGCCGTCGAGTTCGATAGTAATATTTAGCTGTACAGAATGTTTGACTTGGGCAGTTTGTGCCGAGGGTAAATCTACGGGTAATCCTTGCGATCGCGTTAAGAACAACGAAGAGATAATAAAAAACGCCAGAATAGAAAAGATTACGTCTATCATCGGCAGGATGTTAATCTCAAAGGTATCTTCTACCTCATTTATAGGTCGCATTTTCTCTACCTCCTTGATGATAACGACGATTGAGCAGTTCTAGTTGACCGCCTACTTCTTGAATAAACGCTAGTTCCCGTAGATATAAACCTCGAAAAGTATTGGCGAACAGTAAAGTAAAGATCGCCACAACCAATCCCATGACTGTAGAAACCAAAGCTTCGCTTAGCCCTACCGTAACCCCAGTAGTGCTGCCAGCAGCAGCATTACCCAAATCCATTGCCGAAAAAGACTGAATCAAACCTAAAATCGTACCGAGTAATCCTAACAACGGCGAAGCGGTAATAATTGTTTGAAACCAAGTACCAAACTTCCTTAAAACGGGGATCTCAGCCTGTACCGCACTGTCTAACGCTAAACGAAACTCATCGGGTGTCGGTTCTTCCAGCTCCATTGCTTCGAGGAAGATCCGTGCAATGGGTAGTTGAGCATTCTGCTTTAACTTAGAAATTGCCGCAAAGCGATCGCTTCTATATAAAGACAATACTTCCTTAACAATACGACGTTGTTTGTTCTTGACCCGCAACCAAAAAAATATCCGCTCAATAATTAGGGCGATCGCCAGTACCGAAAATCCCAGTAACGGAATACTAACTATTCCCCCTGCCGTCCATAAATTATTAATTGGCATAAATCATCAATACAGTTTGATTACTGAGATTACTATTTATTACATGATTTCCAACAATATCACATTCAATTAGCTACGATAGACCGTCAAATTTAAAATTTTTTTACAAAATAGAGCTAAATTATCAACCTAGATTTTTTGATAGATTCAGGCGATTTTATTCTCCAATATGTATATGATAAAGCTTTTCAAGAACGCATAGATTTAAACGCAATAAATAGAGACAAAGTTTATTGATGACTCTCCGAGAACTTTTGTTGTTAGCTATAAGCGGTATTGTCAACTTAACCGTCAGTCGAAAAATTGGCACTAATTTTTCGACTGACGGTCTTGGTGGGGAATTCAGGCAGCAGCATTTAGCCCAGTTAAATCTCGCCAGCATGGCAAAAGCTAAATAGATCAAGATCTCGCCCAGGTAGTTAGTATTTGGACAACGGGCAAAAAAGCCCTCCGTAATCAGCCCAGCTTAATACTTGAGGGTGTAATACTTCTGAGCATCGCTGCCATAGTGAAGAAAGACCCCTAATATATTGAGGTAATTGCTGTGGCAACCAAGGGCAATGCTAACTCAACTCGACTACTAATCAGGATGAAAGGAGCCACCCAGTACAAGCTTATCACTCCAAAACCGACCAAGCCTGTCCATAAAGGGACTTCTTGTTCCTACTGTTTATCAGGATAAAGTCAATCTTTGAGCAGCCACAAAAAACCATAGGTGCCATGAAGAGCCAAATAAACCCAAGGTCCTAGAGTGAAGTTCTGATAAGCTAGCATCAACCCTAACACAAATATAAAGGTGGTTCCTTTGTGAAGATTGATAATATGTTTGACCTTCATAGTCCGCTTATTTTAAATATGCATGTCTCTAAGGGTAGCATTGAAAAGGGTACTAG
This genomic window from Coleofasciculaceae cyanobacterium contains:
- a CDS encoding biopolymer transporter ExbD, which gives rise to MRPINEVEDTFEINILPMIDVIFSILAFFIISSLFLTRSQGLPVDLPSAQTAQVKHSVQLNITIELDGKMFLDRQPIELDTLKAALTEKIEPNSESVVIINADEKVEHGTVVKVMDRLRQVPGAKMAIAVDKE
- a CDS encoding MotA/TolQ/ExbB proton channel family protein produces the protein MPINNLWTAGGIVSIPLLGFSVLAIALIIERIFFWLRVKNKQRRIVKEVLSLYRSDRFAAISKLKQNAQLPIARIFLEAMELEEPTPDEFRLALDSAVQAEIPVLRKFGTWFQTIITASPLLGLLGTILGLIQSFSAMDLGNAAAGSTTGVTVGLSEALVSTVMGLVVAIFTLLFANTFRGLYLRELAFIQEVGGQLELLNRRYHQGGRENATYK